Proteins co-encoded in one Hyla sarda isolate aHylSar1 chromosome 4, aHylSar1.hap1, whole genome shotgun sequence genomic window:
- the MGAT4C gene encoding alpha-1,3-mannosyl-glycoprotein 4-beta-N-acetylglucosaminyltransferase C isoform X2, with translation MRCFRKRSALPVLGVLIFCLLFMNLYIEDEYVVEEDKRLRDASTHQLNSDSYGNTVREFSNFSSSINVTYQILAGIPIARKRFLTIGLSSVKRKKGNYLLETIKSVFEQSSYEELKEIAVVVHLADFDLAWCEGIVQDILRKFSHHIIAGRLAIIHTPIQYYPVLEGLKRNYNDPDTRVKFRSKQNVDYAFLLNFCANLSDYYLMLEDDVRCAKNFLTTIKKVINSRKGSNWVTLEFSKLGYIGKLYHTHDLPRLAHFLLMFYQEMPCDWLLIHFRGLLAQKEAIRFKPSLFQHMGYYSSYKGAENKLKDDDFEEDLLDIPDNPSAILSTNMHTFENYEVNRAYSSAEEYFWAKPPSSGDFYHIVFEKPIKISKIKVNTGTEDRQNDILHHGTLEVGERLVGTKKNKKCTTYLRLGDFINGNFEIDNLDRKVLFNIDCIRILVTKNQNEWLTIKSISVWTTETLNQ, from the exons gaAGAAGATAAAAGACTTAGAGATGCTTCTACTCACCAATTAAATTCAGATTCCTATGGCAATACAGTCAGGGAGTTCTCTAACTTCTCCTCATCTATAAATGTTACATATCAAATATTAGCTGGCATACCAATAGCAAGAAAAC gTTTTCTAACAATTGGCCTATCatctgtgaagaggaaaaaaggaaattatttGCTTGAAACTATCAAGTCTGTATTTGAACAGTCAAGCTATGAAGAACTGAAGGAGATAGCTGTAGTCGTTCATTTAGCAGATTTTGACCTGGCCTGGTGTGAAGGTATTGTCCAAGATATATTGAGAAAATTCTCCCATCACATCATTGCAGGAAGACTGGCGATTATCCATACTCCAATACAGTACTATCCTGTATTAGAAGGCTTAAAAAGAAATTACAATGATCCAGATACCCGGGTGAAATTTAGATCTAAACAAAATGTGGACTATgcctttctattaaatttttgtGCTAATCTCTCAGATTATTATTTAATGCTTGAAGATGATGTTAGATGTGCTAAGAATTTCCTGACAACAATTAAAAAGGTAATAAATTCCAGGAAGGGCTCAAACTGGGTGACCTTGGAGTTTTCAAAGCTAGGATATATAGGTAAACTATATCATACTCACGATCTACCGCGACTAGCCCATTTTCTACTTATGTTCTACCAGGAAATGCCTTGTGATTGGTTGTTGATTCATTTTAGAGGTCTATTAGCCCAAAAAGAGGCTATTCGTTTTAAGCCATCTCTTTTTCAGCATATGGGATATTATTCATCATATAAAGGTGCTGAGAACAAATTGAAGGATGATGACTTTGAAGAGGACTTGCTTGATATACCAGACAACCCCTCTGCAATTCTCAGCACAAATATGCATACATTTGAAAATTATGAGGTTAATAGGGCTTATAGTAGCGCTGAAGAATATTTTTGGGCCAAGCCTCCTTCTAGTGGCGACTTTTATCATATTGTGTTTGAGAAACCAATCAAAATCAGCAAAATCAAAGTCAACACAGGAACGGAAGACCGTCAAAACGATATTCTACACCATGGGACCCTGGAGGTTGGAGAAAGATTAGTTGGGactaagaaaaacaaaaaatgtacaaCTTACCTTAGGTTAGGTGATTTCATAAATGGAAACTTTGAAATTGACAATTTAGACCGTAAAGTTCTTTTTAATATTGACTGCATTCGAATTTTGGTGACTAAAAATCAGAATGAATGGCTAACTATTAAAAGCATAAGTGTCTGGACTACTGAGACATTGAACCAATAA